One Luteibacter sp. 9135 DNA segment encodes these proteins:
- a CDS encoding GntR family transcriptional regulator, whose product MSITWNDSIPIYRQLRERVVAMILDGALNEGDPLPSVRQVAGDFQINPLTVSKAYQELVDEQLVEKRRGLGMFVIDGARDALLKSERERFLREEWPALFARLQRMGLDIKTLMREAHGSTEDPS is encoded by the coding sequence ATGTCCATCACCTGGAACGACAGCATCCCGATCTACCGTCAGCTCCGCGAACGCGTGGTGGCGATGATCCTGGATGGCGCCTTGAACGAAGGCGATCCGCTGCCGTCGGTACGCCAGGTCGCGGGGGATTTTCAGATCAACCCGCTGACCGTGTCCAAGGCGTACCAGGAGCTGGTCGACGAACAACTGGTTGAGAAACGGAGGGGTCTTGGCATGTTCGTGATCGATGGGGCGCGCGACGCGCTGCTGAAAAGTGAAAGGGAGCGCTTCCTGCGCGAGGAATGGCCGGCCTTGTTCGCCCGCCTCCAGCGCATGGGCCTCGACATTAAAACCCTGATGCGTGAAGCCCACGGCTCCACGGAGGATCCATCATGA
- a CDS encoding ABC transporter ATP-binding protein, which translates to MTAVVTATGLTKRFKSSLALDGASFQIGPGRIVGLIGPNGAGKTTALKAILGLTTFEGQLDVLGMDPRRERGKLMEQVCFIADVAVLPRWLKVRDAIDFVANTHPRFDRAKCDAFLARTKLQPGQKVKQMSKGMIVQLHLALVMSIDAKLLILDEPTLGLDILYRKQFYQTLLEDYFDEQKTIVVTTHQVEEIEHILTDLMFIRDGKIVLDTDMDSLGERFAEVLVGAEHAQAARELGPLDERQVFGKSIFLFDNVDRARLEQLGEVRRPSIGDLFVATMKGTYV; encoded by the coding sequence ATGACCGCGGTCGTTACCGCCACCGGCCTCACCAAGCGCTTCAAGTCGTCGCTGGCCCTGGACGGCGCCTCGTTCCAGATCGGTCCGGGGCGCATCGTCGGCCTCATCGGTCCTAACGGCGCCGGCAAGACCACCGCGCTGAAAGCCATCCTCGGTCTCACCACCTTCGAAGGGCAGCTGGACGTCCTGGGCATGGATCCCCGCCGCGAGCGCGGCAAGCTGATGGAACAGGTGTGCTTTATCGCGGATGTGGCGGTGCTGCCACGCTGGCTGAAGGTGCGCGACGCCATCGACTTCGTGGCCAACACGCACCCCCGCTTCGATCGCGCCAAATGCGACGCCTTCCTCGCCCGCACCAAGCTGCAGCCGGGACAGAAGGTCAAGCAGATGTCCAAGGGCATGATCGTGCAGCTGCACCTCGCCCTGGTCATGTCGATCGACGCGAAGCTGCTGATCCTGGACGAGCCCACGCTGGGCCTGGACATCCTCTACCGCAAGCAGTTCTACCAGACCCTGCTGGAAGACTATTTCGACGAGCAGAAAACCATCGTGGTGACCACCCACCAGGTGGAGGAGATCGAACACATCCTCACCGACCTGATGTTCATCCGCGACGGCAAGATCGTGCTGGACACCGACATGGACAGCCTGGGCGAGCGCTTCGCCGAGGTGCTGGTCGGCGCGGAGCACGCGCAGGCCGCCCGGGAACTGGGGCCGCTGGACGAACGCCAGGTGTTCGGCAAGAGCATCTTCCTCTTCGACAACGTGGATCGAGCGCGGCTGGAACAGCTCGGTGAGGTACGACGTCCGTCGATCGGCGACCTTTTCGTCGCCACCATGAAGGGCACCTACGTATGA
- a CDS encoding ABC-2 transporter permease, producing MKTFYWLVKREFWEHKGGFFWAPVISGIVFLAINLMGIAVGEMFGNNGRMGGFHFDDMHLQGGMSLEDLRNAGAAIDIMLYAVAGIILAVAAIVIFFYCLGALYDDRRDRSILFWKSLPVSDTSTVLSKVASAAVLAPVIAIVVGVIVGLCLALVVAIVGQVHGLSVWRLLMEAHPVGVVLKMVLLIPLYAIWALPTIGWLLLCSAWARSKPFLWAIALPLGAGVIVSWFNLMGAAGMESGWFWKNIVGRLLGSLAPGGWVTKSSTLVVTGHDNPAALLNSMDLTYHYSALANPSAWIGAIAGVVMIAGAIWFRRWRDDS from the coding sequence ATGAAAACCTTCTATTGGCTGGTCAAGCGCGAGTTCTGGGAACACAAGGGCGGGTTCTTCTGGGCCCCGGTGATCTCCGGCATCGTCTTCCTCGCGATCAACCTCATGGGCATCGCGGTCGGCGAGATGTTCGGCAACAACGGCCGCATGGGCGGCTTCCACTTCGACGACATGCACTTGCAGGGCGGCATGAGCCTCGAGGATCTGCGCAACGCCGGCGCCGCCATCGACATCATGCTCTACGCCGTTGCCGGCATCATCCTGGCGGTGGCCGCCATCGTCATCTTCTTCTACTGCCTGGGCGCGCTGTACGACGATCGTCGCGATCGCAGCATCCTGTTCTGGAAGTCGCTGCCGGTGTCGGACACCTCCACCGTGCTGTCCAAGGTAGCCAGTGCCGCGGTGCTCGCCCCGGTGATAGCGATCGTGGTCGGTGTCATCGTCGGCTTGTGCCTCGCCCTGGTGGTGGCCATCGTCGGCCAGGTGCACGGCCTGAGCGTCTGGCGGCTGCTGATGGAAGCGCATCCGGTGGGCGTGGTGCTGAAGATGGTGCTGCTGATCCCGCTTTACGCCATCTGGGCCCTGCCCACCATCGGCTGGCTGCTGCTCTGCTCCGCCTGGGCCCGCAGCAAACCGTTCCTCTGGGCGATCGCCCTGCCCCTCGGCGCCGGCGTCATCGTGTCGTGGTTCAACCTGATGGGTGCCGCCGGCATGGAAAGCGGCTGGTTCTGGAAGAACATCGTGGGACGCCTGCTGGGCAGCCTGGCCCCGGGTGGCTGGGTCACCAAGTCCTCTACGCTGGTGGTCACCGGCCACGACAACCCGGCGGCCCTGCTCAACAGCATGGACCTGACCTACCACTACAGCGCCCTGGCCAACCCGTCCGCCTGGATCGGTGCGATCGCCGGTGTAGTGATGATCGCCGGCGCTATCTGGTTCCGCCGCTGGCGCGACGACAGCTGA
- a CDS encoding type III PLP-dependent enzyme: MSLGPDATRAIEALHRWRAGTDQPVCAYVYDLDALRRHAEWMVSLLPARCEVFYAAKANAEPPVLRTLRPIVHGFEAASGGELRWLHEHEPGSRLLFGGPGKLDDELALAVSLPDCAIHVESVGELTRLAAIAERAGRRVPVFLRMNIALPALGSTRLMMGGRPSPFGLDEDALPDALACLRASPWLALQGFHFHLMSHQPDVDTHLALVDACLAAVARWRQAYGVETTVVNVGGGFGVDYAEPSRSFDWARFCAGLDERLARYPVMTLRFEPGRYVSVACGFYAMEVLDIKRNHGRWFAIARGGTHHFRTPAAQGHDHPFVTVRRGGAPVVADEEVTLVGQLCTPKDVLARDQRLESLAPGDWLVFTLAGAYAWNISHQHFLMHPPPTMLFV; the protein is encoded by the coding sequence ATGAGCCTGGGGCCCGATGCCACCCGTGCCATTGAGGCCCTGCATCGCTGGCGTGCGGGCACGGACCAGCCGGTGTGTGCCTACGTGTACGACCTGGATGCGTTGCGTCGGCATGCCGAATGGATGGTGTCGCTGTTGCCGGCGCGTTGCGAAGTGTTCTACGCCGCGAAGGCCAATGCCGAGCCGCCGGTGTTGCGGACGTTGCGCCCCATCGTCCATGGCTTCGAGGCAGCCTCCGGCGGCGAACTGCGCTGGCTGCACGAGCACGAGCCCGGCAGTCGTTTGCTGTTCGGCGGACCGGGCAAGCTGGACGACGAACTGGCGCTGGCCGTCTCGCTGCCCGACTGCGCCATCCACGTGGAGAGTGTGGGCGAGCTGACCCGGCTCGCGGCGATCGCCGAGCGGGCGGGGCGCCGCGTGCCGGTCTTCCTGCGCATGAATATCGCACTGCCCGCGCTGGGCAGCACGCGTTTGATGATGGGCGGCCGGCCGTCGCCGTTCGGGCTGGACGAGGACGCATTGCCCGATGCGTTGGCGTGCCTGCGGGCATCGCCGTGGCTGGCGTTGCAGGGCTTCCACTTCCACCTGATGTCCCACCAGCCCGATGTCGATACGCATCTGGCGCTGGTGGATGCCTGCCTCGCCGCGGTGGCGCGATGGAGGCAGGCCTACGGCGTGGAAACGACGGTGGTCAACGTCGGCGGTGGCTTCGGCGTGGACTATGCGGAACCGTCGCGTTCGTTCGACTGGGCGCGCTTCTGCGCCGGCCTGGACGAGCGTCTTGCGCGGTATCCGGTGATGACACTGCGGTTCGAGCCGGGGCGCTATGTCAGCGTGGCATGTGGGTTCTACGCGATGGAAGTGCTGGATATCAAGCGCAACCACGGCCGCTGGTTCGCCATCGCACGCGGCGGCACGCATCACTTCCGCACGCCCGCGGCGCAGGGACACGACCATCCGTTCGTGACGGTGCGACGCGGCGGTGCGCCCGTGGTTGCCGACGAGGAAGTCACCCTTGTCGGCCAGCTGTGCACGCCCAAGGACGTGCTGGCCCGCGACCAGCGCCTGGAGTCGCTGGCCCCCGGTGACTGGCTGGTATTCACGCTGGCCGGCGCATACGCCTGGAACATCTCGCACCAGCATTTCCTGATGCACCCCCCACCGACGATGCTCTTCGTGTAA
- a CDS encoding IucA/IucC family protein, with protein sequence MSPHVMRDQWYDALAQSQAIACWLNCYLREFALPAGEVDIDTSHADDPVALGHAGGTGLRIRFPEAGYAIAVRTGRMSRLGRCDYISAPYLKRPGEPWRCADATGLVHFLLERVAPAVGFNAELLAQSVNSVDITRRLLARGLDKVASGDSLLDAEQAMIWGHAMHPTPKSREGVPVEDVLACSPEAGTRFPLYWFRVDAGLRKRYGIDVDATLLRAAGGEALYPCHPWEVERVLANPAFQAARAQGLIEPVGERGLALGPTSSVRTMYHADLDYFLKLSIHVRLTNCVRKNAWYELESAVALTRLLAPVWADVRRRVRGFDVLTEPAATTLDFGTASEDADAVRELTESFGMLYRDTLDGATRTRYRPAVAGALFATDRHGERPCEAMVREHAERAGLHYTAAAERWFDSYAALLLDGVWLAFFEHGVVLEPHLQNTVLGFENGLPTRVWVRDLEGTKLSNDAWAGPRLADMSPRARDSLLYPRDLGWKRVAYCALINNLGEAIFHIASGAGAGAAFDQLEQRLWQVVGGIARRWGQRFGAESLLDALVDGADLPSKNNLRTRLFRRADRESDYTALPSPLVDRAIPRAAA encoded by the coding sequence ATGTCCCCCCACGTCATGCGTGATCAGTGGTACGACGCGCTGGCCCAGTCCCAGGCCATCGCGTGCTGGCTCAATTGCTACCTGCGTGAGTTCGCCTTGCCCGCCGGCGAGGTGGATATCGATACGTCCCATGCAGACGATCCCGTGGCGCTCGGCCACGCCGGTGGCACAGGCCTGCGCATCCGCTTTCCCGAAGCCGGTTACGCCATCGCCGTGCGTACGGGTCGCATGAGCCGGCTCGGTCGTTGCGACTACATCTCCGCCCCGTACCTCAAGCGTCCCGGTGAGCCCTGGCGCTGCGCGGATGCCACCGGCCTGGTGCACTTCCTGCTCGAGCGCGTGGCACCCGCGGTCGGCTTCAACGCCGAACTGCTGGCGCAGAGCGTCAACAGCGTAGACATCACGCGGCGCCTGCTGGCCCGCGGGCTGGACAAGGTGGCCAGCGGCGACAGCCTGCTGGATGCCGAGCAGGCCATGATCTGGGGCCATGCCATGCACCCGACCCCGAAAAGCCGCGAAGGCGTACCCGTCGAGGACGTGCTGGCCTGTTCGCCCGAGGCAGGCACGCGGTTTCCGTTGTACTGGTTCCGTGTCGATGCGGGCCTGCGCAAGCGCTACGGAATCGACGTGGATGCGACGCTGCTTCGCGCCGCGGGCGGCGAGGCGCTGTATCCCTGCCATCCCTGGGAGGTGGAGCGGGTGCTCGCCAACCCGGCGTTCCAGGCCGCACGCGCGCAGGGGCTGATCGAGCCGGTGGGCGAGCGTGGTCTGGCGTTGGGCCCGACTTCGTCGGTGCGCACGATGTACCACGCGGACCTCGACTACTTCCTCAAGCTGTCCATCCATGTCCGCCTGACCAACTGCGTGCGCAAGAACGCGTGGTACGAGCTGGAGAGCGCGGTGGCGCTGACGCGGCTGCTGGCGCCGGTATGGGCGGATGTGCGCCGACGCGTGCGCGGTTTCGATGTCCTCACCGAACCCGCCGCCACGACGCTGGATTTCGGTACGGCCAGCGAGGATGCCGACGCCGTGCGTGAACTCACCGAGAGCTTCGGCATGCTCTACCGCGACACGCTGGACGGCGCCACGCGCACGCGGTATCGCCCGGCCGTGGCGGGTGCGCTGTTCGCCACCGACCGTCACGGAGAACGGCCGTGCGAAGCCATGGTGCGCGAGCATGCCGAACGCGCTGGCCTGCACTACACCGCGGCCGCCGAGCGCTGGTTCGACAGCTATGCCGCGCTGCTGCTGGATGGTGTGTGGCTGGCGTTCTTCGAACACGGCGTGGTGCTCGAACCCCACCTGCAGAACACGGTGCTCGGTTTCGAGAATGGCCTGCCCACGCGCGTCTGGGTGCGTGACCTGGAAGGCACCAAGCTCAGCAACGATGCCTGGGCCGGGCCGCGCCTGGCGGACATGTCGCCGCGTGCCCGCGATTCGCTGCTCTATCCGCGTGACCTGGGTTGGAAGCGCGTGGCCTATTGCGCGCTCATCAACAACCTCGGCGAGGCTATCTTCCATATTGCGTCCGGCGCGGGTGCCGGTGCCGCGTTCGATCAACTGGAGCAACGCCTGTGGCAGGTGGTCGGCGGTATCGCCCGACGCTGGGGGCAGCGTTTCGGCGCGGAGTCGTTGCTGGACGCGCTGGTCGACGGTGCCGATCTGCCGAGCAAGAACAACCTGCGTACCCGCCTGTTCCGCCGCGCGGATCGCGAGTCGGATTACACCGCGCTGCCCAGCCCGCTCGTCGACCGGGCGATCCCGCGGGCTGCGGCATGA
- a CDS encoding MFS transporter — translation MMRILGPVLFAHYLAAFTALGMPLFMPRVLGVLAPGAPTWLVGTLYVLPTVCTALTATAWGRWADRHGRRLSLLRAQAGLAVGFLIAGFAPNLPVFVAALIIQGTFGGSLAAANAYLATQSKAGALSRALDWTQYSARLAMVTAPILLGLATRTGLTHELYGYLAVLPCLALLVTSRLPRDVPRVVASTKAASSTSPVPATTPMHHAGDVSPTSVLAGLLAIQFLFCFAMVVTFPYFLPYSEHLGVRDDGVAGWFYSLPHLVYLVAMPWLRRMGTSPLTLLAGLAVLALACVGHAVLTVDTWLPVMRLAYGAGMLLSFVGLNRAMAAQSHERGAGTLFGRFDATGKWAGALGGVVAGSLVARYGLAMPFVAAAITAGMACLLAVAVYLPATRRNVHVPPRHA, via the coding sequence TTGATGCGCATCCTCGGGCCGGTGCTGTTCGCGCACTATCTCGCGGCGTTCACGGCGCTGGGCATGCCGTTGTTCATGCCGCGGGTGCTGGGTGTGCTGGCTCCCGGAGCACCTACGTGGCTGGTGGGCACGCTGTACGTCCTGCCCACGGTCTGCACCGCGCTGACTGCCACGGCGTGGGGGCGTTGGGCGGACCGGCATGGCCGCCGGCTGTCCCTGCTGCGCGCGCAGGCGGGCCTGGCCGTCGGTTTCCTCATCGCCGGCTTCGCGCCCAACCTTCCGGTGTTCGTCGCGGCGCTGATTATCCAGGGCACCTTCGGTGGCTCGCTGGCCGCGGCCAACGCCTATCTGGCCACGCAGTCGAAAGCCGGCGCGCTATCGCGCGCGCTGGACTGGACGCAGTATTCCGCGCGGCTGGCGATGGTAACCGCGCCGATCCTGCTCGGCCTGGCCACGCGCACGGGGCTGACCCACGAGCTGTACGGTTACCTGGCCGTGCTGCCGTGCCTCGCGCTGCTGGTCACTTCGCGCCTGCCGCGCGATGTGCCACGCGTGGTGGCATCCACGAAGGCCGCTTCGTCTACGTCGCCCGTGCCAGCCACCACTCCGATGCATCACGCCGGGGACGTGTCGCCCACATCGGTCCTCGCGGGCCTGCTCGCCATCCAGTTCCTGTTCTGCTTCGCGATGGTGGTCACGTTCCCGTATTTCCTGCCGTACAGCGAGCACCTCGGCGTACGCGACGATGGCGTGGCGGGCTGGTTCTACAGCCTGCCGCACCTGGTCTACCTGGTCGCCATGCCCTGGCTGCGGCGGATGGGCACCTCGCCGTTGACCCTGCTGGCGGGGCTGGCCGTGCTCGCGCTGGCGTGCGTCGGGCATGCCGTGCTCACCGTGGACACCTGGCTGCCGGTCATGCGCCTGGCCTACGGCGCCGGCATGCTGCTTTCCTTCGTCGGGTTGAACCGTGCCATGGCGGCGCAGTCGCACGAGCGGGGCGCGGGCACGTTGTTCGGCCGCTTCGACGCCACCGGCAAGTGGGCCGGTGCGTTGGGTGGCGTGGTCGCCGGCTCGCTGGTGGCGCGCTACGGCCTGGCGATGCCCTTCGTGGCCGCCGCGATCACCGCCGGCATGGCCTGTTTGCTCGCCGTCGCCGTCTATCTTCCCGCCACACGGAGAAACGTCCATGTCCCCCCACGTCATGCGTGA
- a CDS encoding IucA/IucC family protein: MSGLADMTDEAYIVRRIIDTCLREDVRGIAGRGAFAQPSAAVRSHWSGTPPQGWWRIEHLPAGVIWLPAAPCDAMQDVRAEASRWLREDGTGVVEEGGAACWLAHLSDGLDEQTVALHRAYADEAACAIAHRGLAREAFDRDAAMLAHALDHPTWDQRLLACDRLASFRDHPFYPTARAKSGFGGDDLRRYAPEYDPSFALRWLAVPAPCVTVTTPPPAFWPSMADVGLPSSLDATHALLPVHPLTWSRMGEGGEAEGLALPQGSHRAPHAWLTVRPTLSVRTVVPVDHPREHLKLPLLMRTLGALNLRLIKPSTLYDGHWFARVLRRVAELDGALRDRYVHVDESHGGHVDEARHLSWLVRRYPSLDDATLVPVAALCATLPDGRAMAMHVADRWYGGDVLAWWTAYAGLLCDVHLRLWLVHGIALESNQQNAVLIHEAGHPLRLLMKDNDAARVLLPRLRGTLGDLEPYGHLRDARIAVDDDAALARMFCTITLQLCLVAVIEGLAEQRADLRDAMYAVLRDALEHTLGVLSAEGVDTAPARRLLDAPRLPVKYLLSAGSLLSKAASGAADINKFYGESGPNFMRDTRDDRPAGAFVAQGAG; encoded by the coding sequence ATGAGCGGCCTTGCGGACATGACGGACGAGGCGTACATCGTGCGCCGGATCATCGATACCTGCCTGCGCGAGGACGTGCGCGGCATCGCCGGTCGCGGCGCGTTTGCGCAACCATCCGCAGCCGTCCGCTCGCACTGGAGCGGCACGCCGCCCCAGGGGTGGTGGCGGATCGAGCATCTGCCGGCCGGCGTGATCTGGTTGCCGGCGGCACCGTGCGACGCGATGCAGGATGTGCGCGCCGAGGCGTCGCGCTGGTTGCGCGAGGACGGCACGGGCGTGGTGGAAGAGGGTGGGGCGGCCTGCTGGCTAGCCCATCTGTCAGACGGGCTGGACGAGCAAACCGTGGCGCTGCACCGTGCGTATGCCGACGAGGCGGCCTGTGCCATCGCCCATCGCGGCCTGGCGCGCGAGGCGTTCGATCGCGATGCCGCGATGCTGGCCCACGCACTGGACCACCCGACGTGGGACCAGCGCCTGCTGGCCTGCGATCGCCTGGCTAGCTTCCGCGATCATCCGTTCTATCCCACCGCCCGGGCCAAGTCCGGCTTCGGCGGTGACGACCTGCGCCGTTACGCGCCGGAATACGATCCGTCGTTCGCCCTGCGCTGGCTGGCCGTGCCGGCCCCCTGCGTGACGGTGACCACGCCCCCGCCGGCTTTCTGGCCGTCCATGGCGGACGTGGGCCTGCCCTCCTCGCTGGACGCCACACACGCACTGCTGCCGGTCCATCCGCTCACCTGGTCGCGTATGGGCGAGGGCGGCGAGGCCGAGGGACTGGCCTTGCCGCAAGGGTCTCATCGCGCACCGCACGCGTGGTTGACCGTGCGGCCGACACTGTCCGTACGCACCGTGGTGCCAGTCGATCATCCGCGCGAGCACCTCAAACTGCCCTTGCTGATGCGGACGCTGGGGGCGCTCAACCTGCGTCTCATCAAGCCGTCCACGTTGTACGACGGGCACTGGTTCGCGCGGGTGCTGCGCCGCGTGGCCGAGCTGGATGGCGCGCTGCGCGACCGCTACGTGCACGTGGACGAATCGCACGGCGGCCATGTGGACGAAGCGCGTCATCTGTCCTGGCTGGTGCGCCGTTACCCCAGCCTGGACGACGCCACCCTCGTCCCCGTCGCGGCGCTGTGCGCCACGCTGCCCGATGGTCGCGCCATGGCGATGCACGTGGCGGACCGCTGGTACGGCGGTGATGTCCTGGCCTGGTGGACGGCGTACGCCGGCTTGCTCTGCGACGTGCACCTGCGCCTGTGGCTGGTGCACGGCATCGCGCTGGAGTCCAACCAGCAAAACGCCGTGCTGATCCACGAAGCGGGCCATCCGCTGCGCCTGCTGATGAAGGACAACGATGCCGCGCGCGTCCTGCTGCCCCGCCTGCGCGGCACGCTGGGTGATCTGGAGCCGTATGGACATCTGCGCGATGCCCGCATTGCCGTGGACGACGATGCGGCGCTCGCACGGATGTTCTGCACGATTACGTTGCAACTGTGTCTGGTCGCGGTGATCGAAGGGCTGGCGGAACAGCGCGCCGATCTTCGCGATGCGATGTATGCGGTGCTGCGCGACGCACTGGAGCACACGCTGGGCGTGCTCTCGGCCGAGGGCGTCGACACCGCGCCGGCCCGCCGCCTGCTCGATGCGCCGCGCCTGCCGGTGAAGTACCTGCTCAGCGCGGGCAGCCTGCTCAGCAAGGCGGCCAGCGGTGCGGCGGACATCAACAAGTTCTACGGCGAGAGCGGGCCCAACTTCATGCGGGATACGCGTGACGACAGGCCTGCCGGTGCGTTCGTCGCGCAGGGAGCGGGTTGA
- a CDS encoding ATP-grasp domain-containing protein, with product MVSSPLVILAHIAHPAVLDGFLPAAHRLGLRVVIATDRRLDHLERLSATDMPVDVVACDVFNPLAVIDALRNEGIRPAAVFSNSDHLQTATALVAAEFGVPCKDWRVCYAAKNKAAMRERLRERGLPCPWFHMLAPGEQPPADTPYPVIAKPREGVASLDVRLCASAEDLLAYLDAFRRQGPERAVLLEAFIEGPLFTLETLGDGHRVQAIGGFDVTLSPPPDFIEREAHWNGPHGVACREQALAQVIAFGVGFGVCHSEFVATPKGPVLIEINYRSIGDGREFMLDALQPDGWFERILRLHLGHPLEDAVPSERRAMVRYYVATEEGTLSASPTDREEAGDGAHGVFRALRKTGDEIRLTRSNKDYLGALSLVADNDDDLARALSRIESGLRWHIAPVESHG from the coding sequence ATGGTGTCCTCCCCCCTCGTCATCCTCGCGCACATCGCGCATCCCGCCGTCCTCGACGGCTTCCTCCCCGCCGCGCATCGCCTCGGCCTGCGCGTGGTCATCGCCACGGACCGGCGGCTGGACCATCTCGAGCGCCTGAGCGCCACCGACATGCCCGTGGACGTCGTCGCCTGCGACGTCTTCAATCCGCTGGCCGTGATCGACGCGTTGCGCAATGAAGGTATCCGGCCGGCGGCGGTGTTCTCCAACAGCGATCACCTGCAGACCGCCACCGCGCTGGTGGCGGCGGAGTTCGGCGTGCCGTGCAAGGACTGGCGCGTGTGCTACGCGGCGAAGAACAAGGCCGCCATGCGCGAACGGTTGCGCGAGCGCGGCCTACCGTGTCCCTGGTTCCACATGCTGGCGCCGGGCGAACAACCACCGGCGGACACGCCGTATCCGGTGATCGCGAAGCCACGCGAAGGGGTGGCCAGCCTGGACGTCCGCCTGTGTGCCTCTGCCGAGGATTTGCTGGCATACCTGGACGCGTTCCGCCGCCAGGGGCCGGAGCGTGCGGTGTTGCTGGAAGCCTTCATCGAGGGCCCGCTGTTCACGCTGGAGACCCTGGGCGACGGGCATCGCGTGCAGGCCATCGGTGGCTTCGACGTCACGTTGTCGCCGCCGCCGGATTTCATCGAGCGCGAAGCGCACTGGAACGGGCCGCATGGCGTGGCCTGCCGCGAGCAGGCGCTGGCGCAGGTGATCGCCTTCGGCGTCGGCTTCGGGGTGTGCCACAGCGAGTTCGTCGCCACGCCGAAGGGTCCCGTGCTGATCGAGATCAACTACCGCAGCATCGGCGACGGCCGGGAGTTCATGCTCGATGCGTTGCAGCCGGACGGCTGGTTCGAGCGGATACTGCGCCTGCACCTGGGTCATCCGCTGGAAGATGCCGTGCCCAGCGAGCGCCGCGCGATGGTGCGCTATTACGTGGCCACGGAGGAAGGCACGCTGTCCGCCTCGCCGACCGATCGCGAGGAAGCCGGCGACGGTGCGCACGGGGTATTCCGCGCCCTGCGCAAGACCGGCGACGAGATCCGCCTCACCCGTTCCAACAAGGATTACCTGGGCGCGCTGAGCCTGGTGGCCGACAACGACGACGACCTGGCCCGCGCCTTGTCGCGTATCGAGTCCGGCTTGCGCTGGCACATCGCTCCGGTGGAGTCGCACGGATGA